In Nymphaea colorata isolate Beijing-Zhang1983 chromosome 13, ASM883128v2, whole genome shotgun sequence, one DNA window encodes the following:
- the LOC116267291 gene encoding O-fucosyltransferase 13 isoform X2: protein MNAYTNLFFRPFIFGRLTACVWNLQLCDGVGIARLLNATLVLPKFEVAAYWNETSGFSDIFDVDYFIHQMRGYIEVIKELPEDLKSKEPVKVDCSKRKGLFDYVEYLIPFLRKDRFISITPAMSQRRDRYPAYAKSALCQACFKALQLKKHLVDKGLQMMEALPKSFLSLHLRFEPDMVAYSQCEYSGLSPASVDAIDAARGDRKPLLGDAARVWRNRGKCPLTPNETAFILQSLGIPNDTPIYLAAGDGLLEVEGLTNFYNKVYTKSSILDDVDFTSMHGNTKAALDYFISINSEAYVATYFGNMDKMVSAMRALNGKPKTLFLNRKAYAECTSKGMEGGELVEFLWNAHKNDYVMGRGSALPDCFCEFSLQ from the exons ATGAACGCCTACACTAATTTGTTTTTTCGTCCTTTCAT CTTCGGTCGATTGACGGCATGTGTTTGGAATTTGCAGCTCTGTGATGGTGTTGGTATCGCTCGATTGCTAAATGCTACTCTTGTTTTGCCCAAATTCGAGGTTGCTGCCTACTGGAATGAGACAAG TGGCTTTTCAGATATATTTGATGTTGATTATTTCATTCATCAGATGAGAGGTTACATAGAAGTCATAAAGGAGCTACCAGAAGATTTAAAGTCAAAGGAACCAGTCAAAGTGGACTGCAGCAAACGCAAAGGGCTGTTTGATTACGTTGAATATCTTATTCCCTTTCTCAGAAAAGATCGTTTTATATCAATCACACCTGCTATGAGCCAAAGGAGGGATAG GTATCCTGCTTATGCAAAATCTGCACTCTGTCAAGCTTGCTTCAAGGCACTGCAGCTCAAGAAACACTTAGTGGACAAAGGATTGCAGATGATGGAGGCTTTGCCAaaatcttttctctctcttcaccttAGGTTTGAGCCAGACATGGTAGCCTACAGCCAGTGTGAGTACAGTGGTCTCTCGCCCGCTTCTGTGGATGCTATTGATGCTGCCCGTGGTGATAGAAAACCGTTGTTAGGGGATGCTGCACGCGTTTGGAGGAATCGTGGCAAGTGTCCTCTCACTCCTAATGAGACTGCCTTCATACTGCAGTCCTTAGGCATACCAAATGATACTCCCATTTATCTAGCAGCCGGTGATGGTCTTCTAGAAGTTGAGGGCCTGACAAATTTCTATAATAAAGTCTATACAAAATCATCCATTCTTGATGATGTAGATTTTACGAGCATGCATGGGAACACTAAAGCTGCTCTGGATTATTTCATCTCAATTAACAGTGAAGCTTATGTGGCAACATATTTCGGAAACATGGATAAGATGGTATCCGCAATGAGAGCACTAAATGGAAAGCCAAAAACACTTTTCTTAAACAGGAAGGCATATGCAGAATGTACTTCAAAGGGGATGGAAGGGGGCGAGCTGGTTGAGTTTTTATGGAACGCACACAAAAATGATTATGTCATGGGAAGAGGGTCTGCTTTGCCCGACTGCTTCTGTGAGTTTAGCTTGCAATGA
- the LOC116267291 gene encoding O-fucosyltransferase 13 isoform X1 translates to MAAFVRQRFMVALVVLSVMLVVVFILPSSPSLNTNFVTIKGKSTIWDVRRLVEWRPCEWWSNGPLLALPEETNGYIRVDCYGGLNQMRRDLCDGVGIARLLNATLVLPKFEVAAYWNETSGFSDIFDVDYFIHQMRGYIEVIKELPEDLKSKEPVKVDCSKRKGLFDYVEYLIPFLRKDRFISITPAMSQRRDRYPAYAKSALCQACFKALQLKKHLVDKGLQMMEALPKSFLSLHLRFEPDMVAYSQCEYSGLSPASVDAIDAARGDRKPLLGDAARVWRNRGKCPLTPNETAFILQSLGIPNDTPIYLAAGDGLLEVEGLTNFYNKVYTKSSILDDVDFTSMHGNTKAALDYFISINSEAYVATYFGNMDKMVSAMRALNGKPKTLFLNRKAYAECTSKGMEGGELVEFLWNAHKNDYVMGRGSALPDCFCEFSLQ, encoded by the exons ATGGCGGCGTTTGTGAGGCAGCGTTTCATGGTTGCTCTTGTAGTCCTCTCCGTAATGTTGGTGGTCGTCTTCATATTGCCATCTTCTCCTTCTCTGAATACGAA TTTTGTTACTATCAAAGGAAAATCAACCATATGGGATGTCCGTCGTCTTGTGGAATGGAGGCCTTGTGAGTGGTGGAGTAATGGTCCCTTATTAG CTCTACCGGAGGAGACTAACGGTTACATAAGAGTCGATTGTTATGGTGGTCTTAATCAGATGAGACGTGAT CTCTGTGATGGTGTTGGTATCGCTCGATTGCTAAATGCTACTCTTGTTTTGCCCAAATTCGAGGTTGCTGCCTACTGGAATGAGACAAG TGGCTTTTCAGATATATTTGATGTTGATTATTTCATTCATCAGATGAGAGGTTACATAGAAGTCATAAAGGAGCTACCAGAAGATTTAAAGTCAAAGGAACCAGTCAAAGTGGACTGCAGCAAACGCAAAGGGCTGTTTGATTACGTTGAATATCTTATTCCCTTTCTCAGAAAAGATCGTTTTATATCAATCACACCTGCTATGAGCCAAAGGAGGGATAG GTATCCTGCTTATGCAAAATCTGCACTCTGTCAAGCTTGCTTCAAGGCACTGCAGCTCAAGAAACACTTAGTGGACAAAGGATTGCAGATGATGGAGGCTTTGCCAaaatcttttctctctcttcaccttAGGTTTGAGCCAGACATGGTAGCCTACAGCCAGTGTGAGTACAGTGGTCTCTCGCCCGCTTCTGTGGATGCTATTGATGCTGCCCGTGGTGATAGAAAACCGTTGTTAGGGGATGCTGCACGCGTTTGGAGGAATCGTGGCAAGTGTCCTCTCACTCCTAATGAGACTGCCTTCATACTGCAGTCCTTAGGCATACCAAATGATACTCCCATTTATCTAGCAGCCGGTGATGGTCTTCTAGAAGTTGAGGGCCTGACAAATTTCTATAATAAAGTCTATACAAAATCATCCATTCTTGATGATGTAGATTTTACGAGCATGCATGGGAACACTAAAGCTGCTCTGGATTATTTCATCTCAATTAACAGTGAAGCTTATGTGGCAACATATTTCGGAAACATGGATAAGATGGTATCCGCAATGAGAGCACTAAATGGAAAGCCAAAAACACTTTTCTTAAACAGGAAGGCATATGCAGAATGTACTTCAAAGGGGATGGAAGGGGGCGAGCTGGTTGAGTTTTTATGGAACGCACACAAAAATGATTATGTCATGGGAAGAGGGTCTGCTTTGCCCGACTGCTTCTGTGAGTTTAGCTTGCAATGA
- the LOC116267291 gene encoding O-fucosyltransferase 13 isoform X3 translates to MRFPLFLCDGVGIARLLNATLVLPKFEVAAYWNETSGFSDIFDVDYFIHQMRGYIEVIKELPEDLKSKEPVKVDCSKRKGLFDYVEYLIPFLRKDRFISITPAMSQRRDRYPAYAKSALCQACFKALQLKKHLVDKGLQMMEALPKSFLSLHLRFEPDMVAYSQCEYSGLSPASVDAIDAARGDRKPLLGDAARVWRNRGKCPLTPNETAFILQSLGIPNDTPIYLAAGDGLLEVEGLTNFYNKVYTKSSILDDVDFTSMHGNTKAALDYFISINSEAYVATYFGNMDKMVSAMRALNGKPKTLFLNRKAYAECTSKGMEGGELVEFLWNAHKNDYVMGRGSALPDCFCEFSLQ, encoded by the exons ATGCGTTTCCCGTTATTT CTCTGTGATGGTGTTGGTATCGCTCGATTGCTAAATGCTACTCTTGTTTTGCCCAAATTCGAGGTTGCTGCCTACTGGAATGAGACAAG TGGCTTTTCAGATATATTTGATGTTGATTATTTCATTCATCAGATGAGAGGTTACATAGAAGTCATAAAGGAGCTACCAGAAGATTTAAAGTCAAAGGAACCAGTCAAAGTGGACTGCAGCAAACGCAAAGGGCTGTTTGATTACGTTGAATATCTTATTCCCTTTCTCAGAAAAGATCGTTTTATATCAATCACACCTGCTATGAGCCAAAGGAGGGATAG GTATCCTGCTTATGCAAAATCTGCACTCTGTCAAGCTTGCTTCAAGGCACTGCAGCTCAAGAAACACTTAGTGGACAAAGGATTGCAGATGATGGAGGCTTTGCCAaaatcttttctctctcttcaccttAGGTTTGAGCCAGACATGGTAGCCTACAGCCAGTGTGAGTACAGTGGTCTCTCGCCCGCTTCTGTGGATGCTATTGATGCTGCCCGTGGTGATAGAAAACCGTTGTTAGGGGATGCTGCACGCGTTTGGAGGAATCGTGGCAAGTGTCCTCTCACTCCTAATGAGACTGCCTTCATACTGCAGTCCTTAGGCATACCAAATGATACTCCCATTTATCTAGCAGCCGGTGATGGTCTTCTAGAAGTTGAGGGCCTGACAAATTTCTATAATAAAGTCTATACAAAATCATCCATTCTTGATGATGTAGATTTTACGAGCATGCATGGGAACACTAAAGCTGCTCTGGATTATTTCATCTCAATTAACAGTGAAGCTTATGTGGCAACATATTTCGGAAACATGGATAAGATGGTATCCGCAATGAGAGCACTAAATGGAAAGCCAAAAACACTTTTCTTAAACAGGAAGGCATATGCAGAATGTACTTCAAAGGGGATGGAAGGGGGCGAGCTGGTTGAGTTTTTATGGAACGCACACAAAAATGATTATGTCATGGGAAGAGGGTCTGCTTTGCCCGACTGCTTCTGTGAGTTTAGCTTGCAATGA